The Streptomyces puniciscabiei genomic interval GGAGGGGGGCGGGGGTGAGGGGGACACGGAGGGCGCGGGGGCCGGAGCTGAGCCGGCGGTGGCGGGTGCGGGCAGGTCGCGCGGGTCGGGGACCGCCACCGGCGACGTCTCCGGCCCGGGAGAGTCCTGCGGCTCCCCGGGGGAGGCCGACGCGGAGGGGCCCAGCGGCGGACGGGAGAAGGCAGGGGCGGGTGGGTCCTCCCGCCGTCCGGGCGAGCCGGGCGCGGGCGGGTCCTGCAGTCGGCGGGGTGAGGCGGGTGTGGGCGGATCCTGTGGGGGGCCGCTGGTGGGTGGTCCGGTGGGTGGGGTGGGCGAAGAGGGACCGGCGGGCGAGGGCGGGGCGGTGGATTCCGGCGGTGTCGTGGACGGTTCGGGGGGCCTGTCGGCCGAGGGAAGGGACGACGGGGGCTCCCAGGGGGACCGTGGCCCAGGCGGCGTGCCGGGCGCCCCGTCGGGAGCCGGAGGCTGAGCGGCCGGCGTCACCGGCGGCGAGAGGACCGGCGGCGCGGAGGGCGGGTCCTGTGCCGCGCGTTGCGTCGGCACCGCGGCGCCCCGCCACTCCGTTCCGCCGGCGCCTCCGGCACCGAGGACGGCCCCGCTCCCCCGTGCCGAGCCCGTGTCGGCTCTCCGCGCGCCGCCATCGCCGTCCCGGCTGCCCCGCGCCCGGTCACTCGCCGGTGCCGGGACCGGCCGGCCCGTCACCGTGTGTTTCGCGGAGGCGAAGCGGTCGTCCAGGGAATCGGGCGCGGACGTGGGGCCCGTGTCCTCGGTGGAGTCGTCGTACAGCTGTCCCCACCACTCGTCCTCAGGACGGGCGGGCCTTCCCCCCTGCTGGCTCATGCCCCTAATTGTCCACCGCACGGGCCGCATGAAAACGGAGCATCGGGAAAATCCGGCGCACCCGGCCGTGTCGAAGAGCGTGTCGGGTGAGGGAGTGAACAGCCGTACGGGAGGGGACGGATGGCCGCGGGGCGGCCCCACCCCCCAGGGGAGGACCGCCCGACGACGTCCCAAGTGGCCCGGCCCCGGATCCCCTTCGCGTGGCTCGCACACGTCCGGGCCCGGGCCACGAACCTGACGACCGGTCATGACAGGGCACCGGTCGGATGGCCGGATGGTGGCTTGGTTTCCTGGGACCGGGCTGTGAATCGAGCGCACGGCCCGTGTCCCGCGGTGCTGCCACCTTGGCAGACTCGCCTCCGGTACGGCGATGATGTTCCGCGGCGGGTTTGCGCCGTGGCCGGTTTCCGCCAGGCCGGGCCCGTCGTCGTGTTCTCGGGCCTGGAGTCCGGGTCCGTTCCAGGGGAGGGGCGTGGGCCGATGCTGGCGGCGATCGGGCTGGACGACAGGCACGAGGCGGCGTACCGGGCGCTGGTGTCCGTGGGTGCGGCCGAGGTGACCGATCTGGCGCGGCGCCTGCGGCTGTCCGAGCCGGACGCCGAGCGCACGCTGCGCCGACTGGAACGGCAGGGGCTCGCCGCCCAGTCCCCGGCGCGGCCGGGCCGCTGGGTGGCGGCCCCGCCCGGGGTGGCGCTGGGCGCGCTGCTCACCCAGCAGCGACACGAGCTGGAGAAGGCGGAACTGGCGGCGGCGCTGCTCGCGGAGGAGTACCGGGCGACGGCGGCCGAGCCCGCGGTGCACGACCTGGTGGAGGTGGTGACCGGTGCCTCGGCGGTGGCCCAGCGCTTTCTGCAGCTGCAGCTGGGGGCGGCCGAGGAGGTGTGCGCTCTGGTGACCGGCAATCCGGTGGTCGTGTCCGGGCTGGAGAACGAGGCGGAGGCACAGGCGGCCGGGCGGGGGGTGCGCTACCGGGTGGTGGTGGAGCGCGCGGTGCTGGAACTGCCGCACGGAATGACCGAGTTGACGGCCGCGCTCGCCCGGGACGAGCGGGTGCGGGCGGTGGACCGGGTGCCGACGAAGCTGGTGATCGCCGACCGTGCGCTCGCGATGGTGCCGCTGACCTCGCGCACGGCGGAGCCGGCCGCGCTGGTGGTGCACGCCGGCGGGCTGCTGGAACTGCTGGCCGGGCTGTTCGAGTCGGTGTGGCGGGAGGCGCTGCCGCTGCGGCTGGGGGCGTCGGGGGTGGTGGAGGACGAATCCGCCGGCCCGGACGCCACCGACCTGGAGGTGCTGTCGCTGCTGCTGGCCGGGCTGACCGACGCGAGCGTGGCCAAGCAGCTCGACCTGGGACTCAGGACCGTGCAGCGCCGGGTGCGGCGGCTGATGGAGCTGGCCGGGGTGTCGACCCGGCTGCAGCTGGGCTGGCACGCGTACGAACGGGGCTGGGTCGCGCGCTCGTAGGCCGCGGCTCCGGCCCGCCCGGCGCCCGCCCGCCTTCTCCGGCACTCTGGGCAGATGGGAGTGTGGCAGCTCCTGCTGGTCGGGGTGGTCGTCACGCTCGGCCTGTGCGGAGTGCTGGTGCCCGGGGTGCCGGGATCGTGGCTGGTGTGGGCCGCGGTGCTGTGGTGGGCGCTGACGGATCCGCAGCCGCTGGCCTGGGCCGTCCTGGTGGGGGCCGGCGCGGTACTGCTGCTGTCGCTGGCGCTCCGCTCGGCGCTCCCCCCGCGCCGGCTCCGTGAGAGCGGCGCCACCCCGCGGATGCGGCTGTACGCGGGCGCCGGGGCGTTCCTCGGCTTCGTACTGCTGCCGGTGCTGGGCGCCCTGCCGGGCTTCGTGGCCGGCATCTACCTCCACGAGCGCCTGCGCCTGGGCCGGCACGGCGAGGCGATGGCCGCCCTCCGGACCACGATGCGCTCGGGCGGCTCCAGCGTCCTGGCGGAACTGTTCGCCTGCCTGCTGATCGCGGGGGCGTGGCTGGGAGCGGTGCTGTGGGGGTGAGCATCGCCTCACGGAGCGGAGCCGGAGAAAGTGGCAGGCACGCCCCGTCACACACCCCGCCGCTCACCCCCCGTCAGCGCACCCTGCCGAGGGCGTCGCGCACCGTCTCTGCCACTGCCGCCATTCCGGTGTCGTTGAAGTGCAGGTGGTCCCCGGGGTCGTAGGCGGGGAGGAGGCGGGTGGGGTCGGTCGGGTCGCGGAGGGCGGCGTCGGCGTCGGCGACCGCGTCGAAGATGCCGGCAGTGCGGATGAAGGCGTTCACCCGCTGCCGTACCGCCTCACGGACGTCCGTGTAGGCGGGAAAGCCCCGGTACGGGGTGAGGGTGACACCGACGACCCGGATGCCCCGGGCGTGGGCGCGGGCGACGAGGGTGCGGTAGGCGTCGGCGTAGGCGGTGACGTCGTCCGCCGCCGGTGTGCCCTTGATGTCGTTGATGCCCTCCAGGACGACCAGGACCCGTACCCCGGCCCGGTCCAGGGCGTCGGCGTCCAGGCGGGCGAGGGCGCTCGGTCCGGTGCCGTCGCGGAGCAAACGGTTACCGGAGATTCCGGCGTTGAGGACGCCCAGCCGGTAGGCGCGGAGCTGTTCGGCGAGCCGGTCGGGCCAGCGGTGGTTGGTGTCGGGGGTGGAACCGTTTCCGTCGGTGAGGGAGTCGCCGAACGCGACGATACTGCCCGCGGTGGTACCGAGGACGTCGACGCCGGTGACGTAGTACCAGCGGCTGACGATGCCGGTGTAGGCGCCGCCGTCCTCGTCGGCGGCCCGGCCCGCACCCTCCGGGGCGACGTAGCTGGTCTGCAGGGCGGTCTGGTGGTCGGTGGCGGGTCCGCTGTCGTCGGGGGTGTACACGGTGACGAGGAGATCGGCGGCGGCCGGGACGCGCAGCGGCACCGGGTCGGTGACCGCGTCCCGACCGGGTGGGACGGTGACCGTCGGGGCGCCGTGGAAGGTGGCGGTGCGCACCGTGCCGGGCAGCGCGTCCGGGCCGGCCCCCCGGCGCAGTGCGACGGTGACCGCGCCGAGCCGCAGGGGCGCGGTGCCGAAACGGTTGCCGAGCCGGATGCGCACGGCCGTACCGCCGACGCTGAGGTGGACGACGTTGCGGATCGCGGCGCCGGGCAGTGCGGAAGCGGATCCCGACGGCGCGGTCTCCCAGCTCCCCGTCCAGGCCGGCCCCGGCGGTGCCGGCTCCGCCACGGCGGGCGCCATCGTGCCCGGCAGCATCGCCAGCACCAGCACCGTCAGGATCCGCCCGGCCCCGGCCATCTCCGCACCCGCCCTTCCCCGTTGCCCGTCGGACCAGACCGTGCCACACGGCCGGGCCCGGCCGGCGCACCCGCGACGGCGGTCCACCCGCTCGGCGCAACCCGGCGTAGGACGGCGGGCCTAGGGCGCGAAGCCGATGTGCGGGGCGGCTCGGCGTGCTTGGCTGCCGTCATGACCGAATTCAGCGAGGCGGAGCGGGCGTATCTGGCGTCGCAGCGGCTGGGCCGC includes:
- a CDS encoding helix-turn-helix transcriptional regulator; translation: MLAAIGLDDRHEAAYRALVSVGAAEVTDLARRLRLSEPDAERTLRRLERQGLAAQSPARPGRWVAAPPGVALGALLTQQRHELEKAELAAALLAEEYRATAAEPAVHDLVEVVTGASAVAQRFLQLQLGAAEEVCALVTGNPVVVSGLENEAEAQAAGRGVRYRVVVERAVLELPHGMTELTAALARDERVRAVDRVPTKLVIADRALAMVPLTSRTAEPAALVVHAGGLLELLAGLFESVWREALPLRLGASGVVEDESAGPDATDLEVLSLLLAGLTDASVAKQLDLGLRTVQRRVRRLMELAGVSTRLQLGWHAYERGWVARS
- a CDS encoding DUF456 domain-containing protein, encoding MGVWQLLLVGVVVTLGLCGVLVPGVPGSWLVWAAVLWWALTDPQPLAWAVLVGAGAVLLLSLALRSALPPRRLRESGATPRMRLYAGAGAFLGFVLLPVLGALPGFVAGIYLHERLRLGRHGEAMAALRTTMRSGGSSVLAELFACLLIAGAWLGAVLWG
- a CDS encoding SGNH/GDSL hydrolase family protein, translating into MAGAGRILTVLVLAMLPGTMAPAVAEPAPPGPAWTGSWETAPSGSASALPGAAIRNVVHLSVGGTAVRIRLGNRFGTAPLRLGAVTVALRRGAGPDALPGTVRTATFHGAPTVTVPPGRDAVTDPVPLRVPAAADLLVTVYTPDDSGPATDHQTALQTSYVAPEGAGRAADEDGGAYTGIVSRWYYVTGVDVLGTTAGSIVAFGDSLTDGNGSTPDTNHRWPDRLAEQLRAYRLGVLNAGISGNRLLRDGTGPSALARLDADALDRAGVRVLVVLEGINDIKGTPAADDVTAYADAYRTLVARAHARGIRVVGVTLTPYRGFPAYTDVREAVRQRVNAFIRTAGIFDAVADADAALRDPTDPTRLLPAYDPGDHLHFNDTGMAAVAETVRDALGRVR